From one Leishmania major strain Friedlin complete genome, chromosome 33 genomic stretch:
- a CDS encoding ABC transporter family-like protein encodes MAEVEACCADVDGQAVAVLARYMGWRAAKRVDAWWTTAVEADVPSSQPPIASSASFSGIVPSFAFSNDIVLEEALELAYMADGVLRLAEDRRWLERFVTILQYVLLRRVSLIEEAQLYRCLRERALFPCHPATHKRKGAVQGDRGTQRSTWAAAWRVHHRPTWLAPLSGGARFLCLPLSYFPVEAVLPYVACETWLSDRLLSTMLPRWERLCVRSLQRLQKLAPPVPTLKNGARAERMSSKVQYWFLRYTAPIMRTCVEQQRAAAHRFCMQELSTAAGYDNAASSDLPRGSLALLWRCLRSMCTCSASAASTSADSAVPNKDTSRLVRRVLILRAVSQAVTVTLQVCCPRLTVRYVTELMVAGYCAQRERSSSSPKLTTTTTDAAAASPVDTLLSSMAAEMGWALVAGVAEALLTRFTGITGHQLSLLLADAATRRVEQELLCVDEAFYCRWLRGVPGEADSVEATGVAASPGRRVPPVGMLPARPLVTADDVLATGRRGGERMFALHDAVVKRSLRYAALIARAAVTREWRPLVGAAVTAWVNVPALLSSFSVAVGYSTPSDLARLLSRREESLPSRSPVGLRLLLEVLVDEESDTTAPPDTQQRRRRRLRNPYLALVACSSVWTFEHLLADTKRSVANLCAHVCQLKAVYAAVAVYPYAVSSVRHDTTAADVIAAMQEDVRCVLYYSVYQMEHTCRKRCGGAVAASPLLHPLLDPEETALLQQPSALSYLPAHVDYFDLFSLPYRFVLRQLGLEMVFAYRTAAGMQQESQQMAEEWWAQALFNSTFNPLTSALHEVLQLTASCATVLLLCLQLVDGMWVVCPLPLSVLLRQAHAVQFYRDLLRSGVAVQRLEDGVAPLQQLCENLPHAVVSDAATLLRSSLQGKSPSAAPLSALQRRRRHWRQVLTASRPELCFAADDGIVGGLRLRGGVSWHHVYFTYPQLFVAPNAEDTEQESARDTCGVRPTIADACFACPAVGMTAVVGPSGAGKSSLNLLLRRLYDPVAVVELAHEGGIARSPPDEQLGAYVDLNRVGATADAEDVLVEVLRLALVESALPPPSNNVTPHSPSPLRAANGQRVTSQPSPTASAAPVTSPRYRLRVQPGYIALDGIPLSLFATAYVRQWLGWLRQTPHVQPRQSFLSNVRGTAMHVAVCDVQRALRVCGCDAFVEEKQRTLRDAVGHLSGGEAQRLALASVVAVLLARSRVETLNGMPLHDSDVGTAAAAAAVGGLVLDEPTSNLDAANENHLLAALEALQGGGGEADSEAGRGLPLFTWMISHRMSSLRSAQHMVVVEDGRVTASGPPAEVTEANLFAKTQLQLQQLTDVWASAGANAAS; translated from the coding sequence atggcggaggtggaggcctGTTGCGCCGATGTTGACGGTCAGGCTGTTGCCGTGCTCGCCCGCTACATGGGATGGCGAGCGGCAAAAAGGGTCGACGCGTGGTGGACGACAGCGGTGGAGGCAGACGTGCCATCATCGCAGCCGCCGATAgcatcgtcggcgtcgtTTTCTGGAATTGTGCCGTCCTTTGCCTTCTCAAACGATATAGTGCTGGAGGAAGCGCTCGAGCTCGCCTACATGGCTGACGGCGTCCTGCGACTCGCCGAGGACCGACGGTGGCTGGAACGGTTTGTGACGATCCTCCAATACGTGCTACTCCGCCGCGTCTCTCTGAtagaggaggcgcagctgtaCCGGTGCCTGCGCGAGCGTGCCCTTTTTCCATGCCACCCTGCGACACACAAGCGCAAGGGGGCCGTCCAGGGAGATCGAGgaacgcagcgcagcacgtgGGCTGCGGCGTGGCGAGTGCACCACCGTCCCACGTGGTTGGCACCACTCTCCGGCGGTGCCCGGTTTCTCTGCCTACCGCTTAGTTACTTCCCAGTGGAGGCCGTGCTGCCCTACGTCGCGTGCGAGACGTGGCTTAGCGACCGTCTGCTGAGCACAATGCTGCCCCGGTGGGAGCGACTTTGCGTGCGCTCgttgcagcggctgcagaaACTCGCGCCACCTGTACCGACACTCAAGAATGGTGCGCGAGCGGAAAGGATGTCCAGCAAGGTACAATACTGGTTTCTACGCTACACCGCCCCAATCATGCGCACCTGTGTcgaacagcagcgcgccgccgcgcaccgcttCTGCATGCAGGAGCtgagcaccgctgccggctATGACAACGCTGCTTCGAGTGACCTTCCCCGTGGCTCTCTTGCGCTCTTGTGGCGATGTCTGAGAAGCATGTGCACGTGctcggcatcagcagcgtcTACTTCAGCGGACAGTGCCGTGCCGAATAAGGACACATCTAGACTtgtgcgccgcgtgctgaTTCTTCGTGCTGTCTCCCAGGCTGTCACCGTCACCTTGCAGGTGTGCTGCCCTCGCCTCACCGTCCGCTACGTCACGGAACTGATGGTTGCTGGCTactgcgcgcagagagagcgcAGCTCATCATCTCCAAagctcaccaccaccaccaccgacgcagcggcagcgtcgcctgTAGACACGCTGCTGAGCTCCATGGCTGCTGAAATGGGATGGGCACTGGTAGCGGGCGTAGCAGAGGCGCTACTGACACGCTTCACAGGCATCACTGGCCACCAGTTGTCGTTGCTGCTCGCCGACGCTGCTACGCGACGAGTTGAGCAAGAGCTGCTTTGCGTCGACGAAGCCTTCTACTGTCGCTGGCTCCGCGGCGTACCTGGTGAGGCAGACAGTGTGGAAGCTACCGGCGTGGCAGCATCGCCCGGTAGGCGGGTGCCCCCTGTTGGCATGCTGCCAGCGCGCCCCCTCGTCACAGCCGACGATGTCCTCGCAACGGGGCGGCGTGGTGGCGAGCGAATGTTCGCCTTGCATGACGCTGTCGTGAAGCGGTCACTGCGGTATGCCGCACTTATCGCTCGCGCGGCCGTCACGCGAGAGTGGCGGCCACTAGTTGGTGCGGCTGTGACGGCCTGGGTGAatgtgccggcgctgctctcttccttctctgttGCGGTGGGCTACTCGACCCCATCAGATCTCGCGCGGTTGCTATCgcgaagggaggagagcCTGCCAAGCAGGAGCCCCGTCGGCCTACGGCTGCTGCTTGAGGTTCTTGTGGACGAGGAGAGTGACACGACAGCACCACCGGacacacagcagcgacgccgacggcggctgcggaaTCCTTACTTGGCGCTCGTCGCGTGCTCGAGTGTTTGGACGTTCGAGCACCTGCTGGCTGACACAAAACGGAGCGTGGCGAACCTCTGCGCCCACGTGTGCCAGCTAAAGGCCGTGtacgccgccgttgccgtgtATCCGTACGCTGTTTCATCGGTGAGGCACGACACGACGGCAGCAGACGTCATCGCCGCTATGCAGGAGGATGTGCGTTGCGTGCTGTACTACAGCGTCTACCAGATGGAGCACACATGCAGGAAACGGTGTGGCGGCGCTGTtgcagcgtcgccgctgctccatCCGCTTCTGGACCCcgaggagacggcgctgcttcagcagccgAGCGCGCTCTCCTACCTCCCTGCGCATGTGGACTACTTCGATCTGTTCTCTCTACCGTACCGCTTTGTTCTGCGGCAGTTGGGGCTGGAGATGGTGTTTGCTTACCGGACTGCAGCAGGCATGCAGCAGGAGTCGCAGCAGATGGCCGAGGAATGGTGGGCGCAGGCGCTCTTCAACAGCACCTTCAACCCCCTCACGTCGGCACTGCACGAGGTTCTCCAGCTCACTGCATCCTGTGCAACcgtgctgctcctctgctTGCAGCTTGTGGACGGGATGTGGGTGGTGTGTCCACTCCCGTTGTCTGTTCTGCTCCGACAAGCGCACGCGGTGCAATTCTACCGCGATCTGCTGCGCAGTGGTGTTgcagtgcagcgcctcgAGGACGGCGTAGCTCCGTTGCAGCAGTTGTGTGAAAACCTGCCCCACGCCGTCGTGTCGGATgcggcaacgctgctgcgctcttcGTTGCAGGGTAAGAGCCCCTCCGCGGCACCTCTCTCCGCgcttcagcggcgccgccgccactggcgTCAGGTGCTGACTGCGAGTCGACCAGAGCTCTGCTTTGCTGCAGACGACGGCATTGTCGGAGGCCTGCgtctccgcggcggcgtcagctGGCACCATGTGTACTTCACTTACCCTCAACTGTTTGTGGCCCCCAACGCAGAAGACACAGAGCAGGAGAGTGCAAGGGACACCTGTGGTGTGCGACCCACCATCGCCGACGCATGCTTTGCGTGTCCGGCGGTTGGCATGACGGCCGTGGTTGGCCCAAGTGGGGCAGGAAAGAGTTCGCTcaatctgctgctgcggcgcctctACGACCCAGTCGCCGTGGTGGAGCTCGCTCACGAGGGCGGAATTGCGCGGTCGCCTCCCGACGAGCAGCTGGGCGCTTATGTGGACCTGAATCGTGTGGGTGCCACCGCTGATGCAGAGGACGTTCTTGTGGAGGTCCTGCGTCTCGCCCTCGTTGAAagcgcactgccgccgccgtccaaCAACGTGACGCCCCACTCGCCATCTCCCCTCAGGGCGGCTAATGGGCAGAGAGTCACGTCACAGCCTTCGCCGACGgcctctgccgcgccggTTACCTCACCCCGTTACCGTCTGCGAGTGCAGCCCGGCTATATCGCCCTTGACGGCATTCCGCTATCCCTTTTTGCCACCGCCTACGTGCGCCAGTGGCTCGGCTGGCTGCGGCAAACACCGCATGTGCAGCCGCGCCAAAGCTTCTTGTCCAACGTGCGCGGCACAGCGATGCACGTGGCGGTGTGCGACGTACAACGGgccctgcgcgtgtgcggctgcgacgccttcgtggaagagaagcagcgcacgTTGCGAGATGCCGTTGGCCACTTAAGCGGTGGTGAAGCTCAGCGGCTGGCACTGGCAAGCGTTGTCGCAGTCTTGCTCGCGCGCTCTCGAGTGGAGACGCTAAACGGCATGCCATTGCACGACAGTGACGttggcacggcggcagcagctgctgcggttggCGGGTTGGTGCTTGACGAGCCGACGAGCAACCTCGATGCCGCCAACGAGAATCACCTTCTCGCTGCACTCGAAGCCTtgcagggaggaggcggtgaagcGGATTCGGAGGCTGGGAGAGGGTTGCCCCTCTTTACATGGATGATATCGCACCGCATGTCGTCGCTGCGCTCGGCGCAGCACATGGTCGTCGTGGAGGACGGCCGTGTCACGGCGAGTGGACCCCCTGCAGAAGTAACGGAAGCAAACTTGTTCGCGAAGacacagctgcagctgcagcagctcacggATGTATGGGCGTCGGCGGGCGCCAACGCGGCTTCTTAG
- the TDBP1 gene encoding tyrosyl-DNA phosphodiesterase 1, translating into MIELMVCPLTVLCAWLFHAALSGREGSQTQPVFLHCCHCPFFYLVAAATVRAASVDAHPAAPPSLCGYPFVCRATLSSLSFPSVYTRRATTQTSHLCVSAWICLPTRSCSRSSPFPRCRGRRLRCAHPNCVADPSLPPHHIPRRALMNGGGAARHAEAGFPFWVNDIDSFPSALQRHAPLSRSLLRLRDLFRCDVADPGECWQHILLSSYVTDLRWLLATVPELSAVTGKLVVLSGEKGTATLRRTTGDPSSPYTAVPPLMDRVNPFMTALREQASGTSPLHTALSRERLAVLEPPLPVAFGTYHTKMALCINGKGLRVSIFTANLVEQDWCWKSQGIYVQDFPWKPVTERSNDDSAGTIMVETAARSTSNSNNGSNTFTKGAEFVAHLRHYLMRCGVSLASACASPADAASAAGPLGIFETDFLSHIDFTAAAVWLVSSVPGTYAHGEVCPVYRVGLCRLGEVLRRSALTTATAPASVDLSWQYSSQGSLNPAFLNSLQAAMCGESVAVIESGDAPRGVRDVQVVYPTEEEVRNSWEGWRGGGSLPLCVQCCHEFVNARLHCWGSSEAGHMAKRAFPRPAKVAAVHASREDAVDVDGVDSDGGEGTPVSLAGSCAAYRRFALPHIKSYAAVAPDRSCVRWFLLTSANLSQAAWGSLSRKVNQHGSRQQLVRSYELGVLYDSHSAIYQSASSWFSVVAKSKIELPNACNSRAMLYETPLGIGTQDVCLYTPYNLLCPTPYASTAALRAHRDAPDKGEQAVAGAALDCSDVPWVLDMPHRGRDAYGLEVEEAFESIVSPNLSKWQPRTRAMETAPLRNIGAPRKRTREA; encoded by the coding sequence ATGATAGAGCTGATGGTGTGCCCGTTGACAGTTTTGTGTGCATGGCTCTTTCACGCGGCCCTCAGCGGAAGGGAGGGCTCGCAGACGCAGCCCGTGTTCCTCCATTGCTGCCACTGTCCCTTTTTCTACCTCGTagctgcagcgacagtgCGCGCAGCTTCAGTGGATGCCCaccctgctgctcctccgtcCCTCTGTGGTTACCCCTTTGTATGCCGTGCTACCTTATCCTCACTCTCTTTTCCCTCTGTCTACACACGGCGTGCGACGACACAAACATCGCACctttgtgtgtctgcgtggaTCTGTTTGCCGACGCGTTCCTGTTCCCGCTCCTCCCCTTTTCCCCGGTGTAGAGGACGTCGCTTGCGATGTGCACATCCAAACTGTGTTGCAGACCCCTCCCTTCCACCGCACCACATCCCTCGCCGTGCACTCATgaatggcggcggcgctgcacggcaCGCAGAGGCTGGCTTTCCGTTCTGGGTCAACGACATAGACTCCTTCCCatccgcgctgcagcgtcatGCGCCACTCTCGCGCTCcctgcttcgcctccgcgacTTATTCCGCTGCGACGTCGCCGATCCTGGCGAATGCTGGCAGCACATCCTGCTCTCCAGCTACGTGACTGACCTTCGAtggctgctggcgacggtgccggaGCTGTCCGCTGTGACAGGGAAGCTGGTGGTGCTCAGCGGCGAAAAAGGGACGGCGACGCTTCGGCGCACCACCGGAGATCCTTCGTCTCCATACACGGCAGTGCCACCACTGATGGACCGGGTGAACCCGTTCATGACTGCCTTGCGCGAACAAGCGAGTGGCACGTCTCCGTTACACACCGCTCTTTCGCGCGAACGTCTTGCTGTTCTGgaaccgccgctgcccgttGCCTTTGGGACGTACCACACCAAAATGGCGCTCTGCATCAACGGCAAAGGCCTGCGTGTTTCTATCTTCACCGCTAACCTTGTCGAGCAGGACTGGTGCTGGAAGTCGCAAGGCATCTATGTGCAGGACTTCCCATGGAAGCCGGTGACGGAGCGCTCAAACGACGACTCCGCGGGGACGATTATGGTGGAAACAGCAGCTAGGAGCACCAGTAACAGTAACAATGGCAGTAACACCTTCACCAAGGGCGCTGAATTTGTCGCGCATCTGCGGCATTACTTGATGCGGTGCGGCGTGAGTCTCGCCTCTGCATGCGCTTCACCGGCAGATGCGGCATCCGCGGCTGGCCCCCTCGGGATCTTCGAAACGGATTTCCTATCTCACATCGATTtcaccgctgcagccgtgTGGCTCGTCAGCTCCGTCCCCGGAACCTACGCGCATGGTGAGGTCTGTCCTGTCTACCGTGTCGGGCTTTGTCGACTGGGAGAGGTGCTACGGCGCTCGGCGCTGACGAcggccacggcgccggcgtccgTCGACCTGAGCTGGCAGTACAGCTCCCAGGGCTCGCTCAATCCGGCGTTTCTGAACTCGCTGCAAGCAGCCATGTGCGGAGAGTCGGTGGCAGTGATCGAGTCCGGCGACGCACCGCGAGGCGTGCGTGACGTGCAGGTGGTATACCCCACCGAGGAAGAAGTGCGGAACAGCTGGGAGGGCTGGCGAGGCGGCGGGTCACTCCCGCTGTGCGTGCAGTGCTGCCATGAGTTTGTAAACGCGCGCTTGCATTGCtggggcagcagcgaggcgggtCACATGGCCAAGCGTGCATTCCCGCGGCCAGCCAAAGTCGCAGCGGTCCACGCCAGCCGTGAGGATGCTGTGGATGTAGATGGAGTGGACAGCGATGGAGGCGAGGGGACGCCGGTATCACTGGcgggcagctgcgcagcctACCGACGGTTTGCGCTGCCCCATATTAAGTCGTACGCGGCCGTTGCACCAGACCGCTCCTGCGTTCGTTGGTTTCTTCTGACGAGTGCGAATCTCTCCCAGGCGGCGTGGGGTAGCCTAAGCAGGAAGGTGAACCAGCACGGTTCACGGCAACAGCTCGTGCGCTCGTACGAGCTGGGCGTTCTCTACGACTCCCATTCTGCTATTTACCAGTCAGCATCATCGTGGTTCAGCGTGGTGGCCAAGTCGAAGATAGAGCTTCCAAACGCATGCAATTCTCGTGCGATGCTGTACGAGACGCcgctcggcatcggcacTCAGGATGTGTGTCTGTACACACCATACAACCTCCTTTGCCCGACTCCGTATGCAAGCACTGCCGCTCTGCGAGCACACAGGGACGCGCCTGATAAGGGTGAGCAGGCCGTCGCAGGAGCGGCGCTGGACTGTAGTGATGTGCCGTGGGTGCTAGACATGCCACACCGAGGTAGGGACGCCTACGGCCTCGAGGTCGAGGAGGCGTTCGAGAGTATTGTTTCTCCAAATTTATCAAAGTGGCAGCCTCGTACGCGCGCCATGGAgaccgcaccgctgcgcaaCATCGGGGCCCCGCGTAAGCGCACGCGTGAGGCGTAG